TGAACATAGCAAATTGCTGAGTCAACTTGCAAAGGCATCTGGGCATTGTGTAGGACCTGGCAAGTGTGAATTCCTTCAAGATCGCAAATTAACTCTGCACTAAGGCCTAGGTCATTGCAAGGGAATCTGCCTTACTGCAAAAGTAGGAGCTCTGCTTTGACCAGTGGGcttgctaccataatacaaacacaTTAAAACAGACCCACTCTTCATGCTACTTAACCTGAGAGGGCTAACAGATGGTAATCTGCCCTATGCCTTTAAAACGTGTCCACTCCCTACAAACGGAGATGCTGTACCAAGTCATAAGATTGATGGGGCAAGGTTAATCTCAGTGCAGCAGGATGTGGCCAGCCTTCAGCCCGATCAGCACTGCCCAAATCCTCACAGAATCATGGCCTGGCAGCACATCCCATGGCTGGAACCCCAGTGCATCCCATGGCTGGAAACAATCCACATAGCAGGAAACAGGTCCAGTGAGTCAAGCTGTTGTGCACAGAAGGGCTCTAGGACTCCACCCTTTTTCTGATTTCCTCAACAAGATTTTCCCTAGGGATAACGACCTGCACAACAAACAGGAAGGAACTGGTCACAAcaataaaactggtttcagagtagcagccgtgttagtctgtattcgcaaaaagaaaaggagtacttgtggcaccttagagactaacaaatttatttgagcataagctttcgtgagctacagctcacttcatcggatgcatttccgatgaagtgagctgtagctcacgaaagcttatgctctaataaatttgttagtctctaaggtgccacaagtactccttttcttttaacaataaaaCTGTCTCATGGGAAGTGCCCTGAGCTCCCAACAATATCAGGATGCCTACTTACCTGTCTTCTGCCATCCCTCAAACCTTATTATCCATGAACTGCCACTGGAAGCACCACCCCATAAAAATTCATCCCCTGACCACCAAGGAGAGACTTGTGGAAGGAGTGAAGATTAGGAATTtcctgttccatacccctgaggGACAGGATTAGACTGCTCAGCAGAGAGATTTAGTGATCTGTAACTCTGAGGAAGGTTTGCCATGGACTTAGACCAGTTTGTAAAGAGGATTCAATCTGTACTGGAGCCTGGTTAACTCTAGCGATCTGCAAGCTTGCAAAGAGGCCCTACTAGCCAGGGAGAATGTTGTCTAGAAcctttcaatgggttttggaggCAGCCTTTGGACCCCTTAGCCCATCCCCAATATCAAAGGACATCCTCACCTCTTCCCTGCTAGCTACGACTCGTAGCTTGACGATTCCATTCTTCAGCTCCTGCTCTCCTATGATGGCTGCGAGAGGGATTCCCATGTCTTCACAATATTGCAGCTGGTTCAGCAGCTTGGGGTTCTTCTTATACAGCATCTCTGCCTAGAGGGGCAGGCAATGTGGTTGTGTTCAAGAGGttacacagaatatgaagtgacAAACCCTACCCAGTTCTAACTCATTGCTAGGACGGGCTGGAAATTTGCTGATGGTTTTCTGGTGGAGAATGCAGATTAGttgaaatctaaacattttgcGGAGGTGGTTTGATTTCGACTAAGCTCCAGTGGAACCCAGGCAAGTTTTGAAACCCATCTGCTAGGCAGGTTTTCCTACCAGCTGGCCTGCCTTGTGGGCTACTAGCTCTTCTGCAGCCTACCTAGCAAGCTGATAGGGCCAAGGCCCTGAGAGCACCAGCTCCCAAGCTCTGAGGCTCCTGGCTCAGCTGGAGCTCCCAGTTTGCCTTCAACCTGCTGGGTGGAATTTCATCTGGAAATTAtcaaaattgtgattttttttttggcttctgtttttgtgggttttgaaATTTGTGGGTTTTGTTCCAAATAGGAACttaaccaaattttgaaattccaAATGCCTCCATGAAACAGAATTACCATTCTCCTCACAGCTCTGGCCATTAGCACAGAGTCCCCTGGGGCAGATGGTTCCAACAGGCTCAGTACCAGCAGCTGCCTTTCTCAGTCAGAGCGAAACAACTAAGAGGTTGGCAAGTTTGGTCTTGCTGTGCCACATCTCCCCAGAGACACTCACTCTCCCCCCATTCTAAGGCCTGGCTTTGAGAAGCACAACTAGGCCAGTCCAATTGCCAAGTCTTACCTTGATCCCAGAATCCCAGAGCTCAGAGATGAGTTTCAATCTTACATCAAGGAAGTTCTTCTGCGGGGTTGCCACCAGCACCTGCGTCTCAGTCGTCCGGATCTTCTCCTTAGAAGCCTGGGAGCAGAAATAGAGTTGTGAATGAaacgtagaaaaacatcctattGCTCGTGAAGACATTCTGCAAGGCACATGTCAGTTGCTCCTCACCCACCCCTTGTGCCTATTACTGGAGAATGCCACCATTTTCCTAACACAAGCTATATAGGGGAGGATTAcataaacaacaaaaacccaccaaCTGTATTCAAAGAACGTTATTTTGCAATGTCAaacttgtgcaaccttaatttatcTCCCTTGGGCACATGCATCATGACTCTGGATTTCATTatgtactattttttccataggatccctgcctcattctgaATACACACTGGACCTGTCCTGGGAACGAGGCAGCTGTTCAATAATTTTTTTGAGCCTCAGCAGACAATGAATTGCCTCTGTCTTATTTACAACACATCACCCCAACCCTAAACTAAATAGAGAATTACTGATTTCCTCATGGGTTTTTCCACCATCTATCATAGTAGTATGACGTTCACAATCATTAAGTTAATTATCTTCATAATGCCCTAGGAGACcagtattttacagatggaaaaccaaagcacagggagattaaggccaaaatgaGGATGCCaatttacagacagggaaattgACAGAAAAGCAACTTGGTCCAAGCTTCAGCTAAGGAGTGGAAGAGCCCGGAATAGAACTCTAAGACCTCCTAAGTCCCAGCACTACCTTAGTGAAAAATTCTAATTCAAGTGATATGCTGAGGAAACATGTAGCAGAGGACTCAGATCTCCTGCATTTCATTCAACCACAAACCCATCCTTTCTTTTACTACAGTCCCATGCCTCATCTGCTACAGatcttccaatttctgcaacaaacGTGTCAGGTATCCTACAGAAAGTGGCCTCCTTACCTGCATCCCCTGGCTGGTCCCCACAGTGGTGGGCCATTCTGTGTACTTCTGAGTGGCACTCACCTCCACCTCTTGCTCTATGATGGAGAAGATCCGCTCGATTCCGATGCTGACTCCCACACAGGGCACCTTCCACCCCTTGGGGTCGAACATCCCCACCAGCCCATCGTAGCGGCCACCTCCAGCCACACTGCCCACGCTGACCGGCTCCTCCTTGTGGGCGTTCTGAGGCTGCAGCAGGATGGCCTCATAGATCACCCCAGTGTAATAATCCAGACCCCGCGCCAGGCTCAGGTCGAAGGAGATCTGCAGAACAGGAGGGGAATCCCATTACCAGGCACAACAAATGACCCAGTCAGGCCTGCTCAGTGTCCCTCCACCACTCACCTTATCTGCAATGCCAAACAGGGTCAGGTACTCAAACAGCAGCTTCAtgtctcccagcccctcctgggccAGCTTGTTCTGGGACAGCTTAGTGTCCTGGAGAAGCTGCTCAATCAGACCCAGCCCACCTGCAatataccagggagggagacatgGTGTGGCCAAGCTCCTATGGACTCACTCCACCCAGCCTGGGTTACACCCACCTGCTCACTCCTTCAGCCTTGTGCATCTCTATCTCCCTCCCAGGGGATACTGACCATGCATCCCACCCGGGACACCCAGGTTGCAAGTCAGCTCGGCCTGGGCAAGAGCAGCTAAACGTCTGGGGAACCCTGACACGCCCCATGCAGAGATCAAGGAAGCTGGAATAGCTGTTGGGAAGGTGAAGTGACCCACATGGACTCTCAGCTGGCCTGGGTGAGGCTGGACAGGGAACCAGGTCTCACAGCTCCAGAGAACTCACCCTGCAGTTGAATGTATTCCCCAATGCGATCCACAGCCTCGGGTGAGAGACCTTTCTCTCCAACCATCTCGCTCTTCACATCCTCCCATGTTGCCTGGGGTGGAGGAGATGAGAACATTAATCACAGCTTTCCTGGTTGAATCTGCTGCTCCTGGGAATGCAAAACCCCTTCCCCAGCTTCCCCATCCACACTAATACTACCCCATGGGTTCAGAACACACCCTGCAGGAAAGGGGAGACCACTGTCTGGTGCTAATCCAATTAGAGATCTCCCATTTCTAACCTTCCCAGAAGAATGAACAATAGACTTCACTCTCATTTGGTGCCTTCAGTCTAAGCTCTCAAAGTTATTAATaagttaggcccagatcctcaaaaggtttTTGAGAGTTAGGGGCCTACTTATTTCACTGGAAGTTAGCAGACCATTGAGGATCTGAGCCCTAATCCCTCCAAATCCCTGGAGAGGCAGGAagtcttatccccattttacagacgggaaaGCACAGGCACAGAGAGCAGATGCGACTTGCTCAAGGACAGAATCCAAACTTCTTGGCACTTGGGAGAGCCACAGAGAATGTCAGCTCTGAAAGTCCTGCTTCAGATGCATGTTTCCATCCTACACATTTGGAGATGGATCACAGTCCTCCCACCAGAGCATGCACAGCTGAGAGCTAGGGCAGGCTAGACAGCAGTCAGTGTCTGCCAGCCAGGGCTGGGAAATCCGCAGAGCATTACCTTGTTCAGTTTGTCCACAGTAGAGCAAGTGCTACGGAACAGGCTGTCTGGAATGCCACATACTGCAAAAACGCCATTCAAAATGCGCCTGTCATTGACCTGGCGGTGGGAAGCAGAGTCACTCTGAATCGGAACCCAATGGAGCCTCCCAGTAAGATTGAATTACTTCCACTTGATTTCTATATGGCTCCAGAGGGCTGTGAAGCAACTGTAGTCAAAAtccccccatcccttccttcAGAGGCTCTCTCGTATGTAGGGCACACTAGAGTAGGGGACGGATGGGAGGGCAGGCTCATTCTGGCCTGGGAAGACATGTAACTTTATTAAACCAATGGGCTATGGTTTTACCTTAATGAGGAAGTCTCCAAGCTGCAACATGTTCAGGATCTCATGCACGATCTTCAGACACTCAGCATCAGGAATCATAGGGTCAAATT
This genomic window from Dermochelys coriacea isolate rDerCor1 chromosome 8, rDerCor1.pri.v4, whole genome shotgun sequence contains:
- the LOC119859732 gene encoding histidine--tRNA ligase, cytoplasmic-like isoform X4, which encodes MNWLRPLAAGGCRLPFGGQHLAPSYALRAFAAHPQNQVAEGVVKLQQPKPQLGTDEGKKNFILKTPKDFDIAGQFDPMIPDAECLKIVHEILNMLQLGDFLIKVNDRRILNGVFAVCGIPDSLFRSTCSTVDKLNKATWEDVKSEMVGEKGLSPEAVDRIGEYIQLQGGLGLIEQLLQDTKLSQNKLAQEGLGDMKLLFEYLTLFGIADKISFDLSLARGLDYYTGVIYEAILLQPQNAHKEEPVSVGSVAGGGRYDGLVGMFDPKGWKVPCVGVSIGIERIFSIIEQEVEASKEKIRTTETQVLVATPQKNFLDVRLKLISELWDSGIKAEMLYKKNPKLLNQLQYCEDMGIPLAAIIGEQELKNGIVKLRVVASREEVVIPRENLVEEIRKRVES
- the LOC119859732 gene encoding histidine--tRNA ligase, cytoplasmic-like isoform X3; translation: MNWLRPLAAGGCRLPFGGQHLAPSYALRAFAAHPQNQVAEGVVKLQQPKPQLGTDEGKKNFILKTPKGTRDYSPKQTAIREKVLNTIISCFKRHGAEVIDTPVFELKDFDIAGQFDPMIPDAECLKIVHEILNMLQLGDFLIKVNDRRILNGVFAVCGIPDSLFRSTCSTVDKLNKATWEDVKSEMVGEKGLSPEAVDRIGEYIQLQGGLGLIEQLLQDTKLSQNKLAQEGLGDMKLLFEYLTLFGIADKISFDLSLARGLDYYTGVIYEAILLQPQNAHKEEPVSVGSVAGGGRYDGLVGMFDPKGWKVPCVGVSIGIERIFSIIEQEVEASKEKIRTTETQVLVATPQKNFLDVRLKLISELWDSGIKAEMLYKKNPKLLNQLQYCEDMGIPLAAIIGEQELKNGIVKLRVVASREEVVIPRENLVEEIRKRVES
- the LOC119859732 gene encoding histidine--tRNA ligase, cytoplasmic-like isoform X2, with product MNWLRPLAAGGCRLPFGGQHLAPSYALRAFAAHPQNQVAEGVVKLQQPKPQLGTDEGKKNFILKTPKGTRDYSPKQTAIREKVLNTIISCFKRHGAEVIDTPVFELKETLTGKYGEDSKLIYDLKDQGGELLSLRYDLTVPFARYLAMNKITNIKRYHIAKVYRRDNPAMMRGRYREFYQCDFDIAGQFDPMIPDAECLKIVHEILNMLQLGDFLIKVNDRRILNGVFAVCGIPDSLFRSTCSTVDKLNKATWEDVKSEMVGEKGLSPEAVDRIGEYIQLQGGLGLIEQLLQDTKLSQNKLAQEGLGDMKLLFEYLTLFGIADKISFDLSLARGLDYYTGVIYEAILLQPQNAHKEEPVSVGSVAGGGRYDGLVGMFDPKGWKVPCVGVSIGIERIFSIIEQEVEASKEKIRTTETQVLVATPQKNFLDVRLKLISELWDSGIKAEMLYKKNPKLLNQLQYCEDMGIPLAAIIGEQELKNGIVKLRVVASREEVVIPRENLVEEIRKRVES
- the LOC119859732 gene encoding histidine--tRNA ligase, cytoplasmic-like isoform X1; translation: MNWLRPLAAGGCRLPFGGQHLAPSYALRAFAAHPQNQVAEGVVKLQQPKPQLGTDEGKKNFILKTPKGTRDYSPKQTAIREKVLNTIISCFKRHGAEVIDTPVFELKETLTGKYGEDSKLIYDLKDQGGELLSLRYDLTVPFARYLAMNKITNIKRYHIAKVYRRDNPAMMRGRYREFYQCDFDIAGQFDPMIPDAECLKIVHEILNMLQLGDFLIKVNDRRILNGVFAVCGIPDSLFRSTCSTVDKLNKATWEDVKSEMVGEKGLSPEAVDRIGEYIQLHAGGLGLIEQLLQDTKLSQNKLAQEGLGDMKLLFEYLTLFGIADKISFDLSLARGLDYYTGVIYEAILLQPQNAHKEEPVSVGSVAGGGRYDGLVGMFDPKGWKVPCVGVSIGIERIFSIIEQEVEASKEKIRTTETQVLVATPQKNFLDVRLKLISELWDSGIKAEMLYKKNPKLLNQLQYCEDMGIPLAAIIGEQELKNGIVKLRVVASREEVVIPRENLVEEIRKRVES